A genomic stretch from Algoriphagus halophilus includes:
- a CDS encoding outer membrane beta-barrel protein, whose translation MKKYLLLFCLMALVQIGIAGTMPSNDTYKTVMSDSVVVEFGKSGKVVIIVDSKEDFEKLKLMNINQIIRELDLEENEDSGELTIVEIKKKDGTTKEVVKVREDWEETEVYIGGMRILVDESGANTKVRVESGMKKNNDPPFRTYFNVDLGVNNYLNGEGKFPTSDNPYAVKGWGSWNVGINWMAAQRISKGFYWDFGLGFNFYNFKFENRDFQAVRGDDMIDFVQRTDVDGFKSKISASYIMAMTMLELDFGKMNDNGRKGLRIAAGPYAGYRLGGQSKYVYRELGGSGRKKDKQNTGLYLNNFRYGIRGELGIGRVKFFTNYDLNTLFQDEKGPELNPITFGIVF comes from the coding sequence ATGAAAAAATATCTTTTATTATTCTGCCTGATGGCCCTGGTTCAAATTGGCATCGCCGGTACCATGCCATCTAACGACACCTACAAGACTGTGATGAGCGACAGTGTAGTCGTAGAATTCGGAAAGTCCGGAAAAGTAGTCATCATCGTGGACAGCAAAGAGGACTTTGAAAAGCTAAAGCTGATGAATATCAACCAGATCATTCGAGAATTGGATCTGGAGGAAAATGAAGATTCAGGAGAATTGACCATCGTTGAAATCAAAAAGAAGGACGGTACTACCAAAGAAGTGGTAAAAGTAAGAGAAGACTGGGAAGAAACGGAGGTCTATATTGGTGGAATGCGGATCCTGGTAGATGAGTCCGGTGCCAATACCAAAGTACGAGTTGAATCAGGAATGAAGAAAAATAATGACCCCCCATTCCGTACCTACTTTAATGTAGACCTCGGGGTCAACAACTACCTGAATGGTGAAGGCAAATTCCCAACCTCTGACAATCCATATGCGGTAAAAGGTTGGGGGAGCTGGAATGTAGGAATCAACTGGATGGCTGCCCAGAGAATTTCTAAAGGTTTTTACTGGGATTTTGGATTGGGTTTCAACTTCTACAATTTCAAATTTGAAAATCGGGATTTCCAAGCTGTCAGAGGCGATGATATGATTGACTTTGTACAACGTACCGATGTGGATGGCTTTAAAAGTAAAATCTCTGCTTCCTACATCATGGCAATGACCATGCTTGAGCTGGACTTTGGAAAAATGAACGATAATGGAAGGAAAGGATTGAGAATCGCTGCGGGACCTTATGCGGGCTATCGATTAGGAGGACAATCCAAATATGTATACAGAGAACTGGGAGGTTCTGGCCGTAAAAAGGACAAACAAAACACAGGGCTTTACTTGAATAATTTCCGGTACGGAATCAGAGGTGAACTGGGCATTGGTCGAGTTAAATTCTTCACCAATTATGACTTAAACACGCTTTTCCAAGATGAAAAAGGACCTGAGTTGAACCCTATCACTTTTGGCATAGTATTCTAA
- a CDS encoding RNA polymerase sigma factor, with product MFSRTDFSTETRVIQGCLKGDRSAQRHLYDSYSGKFLAICIRYLKDREHAEDVMIEGFMKIFDKLPQFQNKGSFEGWMKRIIVTQALMTLRSNRHLMMEVNMENEAEFQDQNYELNHLETEELMEMVQSLPVGYRTVFNLYAIEGYSHKEIAELLGISESTSKSQLNRARNVLKEKIACLIPNERRNNG from the coding sequence ATGTTCAGCAGAACCGATTTTTCTACCGAGACAAGAGTAATACAAGGATGCCTAAAAGGTGATCGGTCCGCCCAGCGGCACCTGTATGATTCGTATTCGGGGAAATTTCTGGCCATCTGCATCCGGTATTTGAAAGACCGGGAACATGCGGAAGATGTGATGATCGAGGGATTCATGAAAATTTTTGATAAGCTACCCCAATTTCAGAACAAGGGAAGTTTCGAAGGTTGGATGAAACGAATCATCGTCACTCAGGCTCTCATGACATTGAGGAGTAACAGACACCTAATGATGGAAGTGAATATGGAAAATGAAGCTGAATTTCAGGATCAAAATTATGAACTCAATCATTTGGAAACTGAAGAGCTCATGGAAATGGTCCAAAGTTTACCAGTAGGATATAGAACTGTATTTAACCTGTATGCTATAGAAGGTTATTCCCACAAGGAAATAGCTGAACTACTTGGAATCAGCGAAAGCACTTCCAAGTCGCAGCTCAACAGAGCCCGAAATGTCTTAAAAGAAAAAATTGCCTGTCTAATACCAAACGAAAGGAGAAACAATGGCTAA
- a CDS encoding peptidase associated/transthyretin-like domain-containing protein, producing MKKLVKILSFFLPILLFFQCKPYQPEGQGIIGTITWIEGNQMPMIQDGEDPEKGAKKVERTLHIFPLTNISDVKVEEGLISSIATTKIKEVKTDGTGKYAVDLSPGRYTVLTVEEDGLFASIFDGEGNIQPVTVKENEWTLLDILINYKAYY from the coding sequence ATGAAAAAATTAGTAAAAATACTCTCCTTTTTCCTACCCATACTGCTATTTTTCCAGTGTAAACCTTACCAACCGGAAGGTCAGGGCATTATTGGAACCATCACCTGGATAGAAGGGAATCAGATGCCTATGATCCAAGATGGAGAGGATCCCGAAAAAGGGGCAAAAAAGGTAGAGCGAACCCTCCATATTTTTCCATTGACTAATATTTCGGATGTAAAAGTGGAAGAAGGCTTAATCAGTTCCATAGCTACCACCAAGATCAAAGAAGTAAAAACCGATGGGACAGGAAAATATGCAGTAGACCTTAGCCCAGGCAGGTACACGGTACTGACTGTAGAAGAAGATGGATTATTCGCAAGTATCTTCGACGGGGAGGGAAATATACAACCAGTTACGGTGAAGGAAAATGAATGGACCTTATTGGACATCCTCATCAATTATAAGGCATATTATTAA
- a CDS encoding MBL fold metallo-hydrolase RNA specificity domain-containing protein, translating to MDVTVKFLGGAGAVTGSKYLIDLGEFEFLVDCGLYQGNRELRDRNWDKFPMPPMEMEAIVLTHAHLDHIGYLPKLVKQGFSGPIYCTEATAELAKILLLDSGKLQEEEAEYARKKGYSKHDNPQPLYTQEDAEAVFPKLVPQEFERPFSIHPDVTVTYYHAGHILGASIVKILVKGKEQEKKLVFSGDLGRYHDPILYPPSRIPKADILWIESTYGDRVSPPVKPEEELGRAIRDTFDRGGLVIIPAFAVGRTQLVMYYLFQLMEKGKIPKAPIFLDSPMAINATKLYLDFKSDHQLTAVLEDDNNHPFDHPQLHYFQKQEQSRSLNEYRGNAIIISASGMATGGRVLHHLFHHLPDEKNGVVFVGYQAEGTRGRRLLEGEPEIRIYGREVPVKAKIYQIDGLSAHADQNELMDWAEGFIEKPKIAFIIHGEEKSASVLGQKLHEELGWRTILPQYLESFLLFENI from the coding sequence ATGGATGTTACAGTAAAATTTTTGGGAGGGGCTGGGGCAGTCACCGGATCCAAATACCTAATTGACTTAGGAGAATTTGAATTTTTGGTGGATTGTGGACTATACCAAGGAAATCGAGAACTTCGAGACCGAAACTGGGATAAATTCCCTATGCCTCCTATGGAGATGGAAGCCATTGTACTTACTCATGCGCACCTAGATCATATAGGCTATTTACCCAAATTAGTCAAGCAGGGTTTTTCAGGCCCTATCTATTGTACAGAAGCAACCGCTGAATTAGCCAAAATCTTATTATTGGATTCAGGTAAGCTACAAGAAGAGGAAGCTGAATACGCAAGAAAAAAGGGCTATTCAAAACATGACAATCCACAACCCCTCTATACACAAGAGGATGCAGAAGCCGTATTCCCCAAACTGGTTCCTCAGGAATTTGAAAGGCCTTTTTCGATCCATCCAGATGTAACGGTTACCTATTACCATGCTGGACATATTTTAGGAGCATCTATTGTGAAAATACTAGTAAAAGGGAAAGAACAGGAAAAGAAATTAGTGTTCTCAGGGGACTTAGGCAGATACCATGACCCTATTTTGTACCCTCCTTCCCGGATACCAAAAGCTGACATTTTGTGGATTGAATCCACGTATGGTGATCGGGTAAGTCCTCCAGTCAAACCTGAGGAAGAATTGGGAAGGGCCATTAGAGACACCTTTGATCGAGGTGGATTGGTGATTATTCCGGCTTTTGCGGTGGGCAGAACCCAATTGGTGATGTATTATTTATTCCAGCTAATGGAAAAAGGGAAAATCCCTAAAGCCCCGATTTTCCTGGACTCTCCAATGGCCATCAATGCGACTAAACTTTACCTGGACTTCAAAAGTGATCACCAATTGACTGCTGTTTTAGAGGATGATAACAATCATCCATTTGATCACCCCCAACTTCATTATTTCCAAAAACAAGAGCAGTCCCGTTCACTCAATGAATACCGAGGGAATGCCATTATTATTTCTGCGAGTGGGATGGCAACCGGGGGTAGGGTTCTTCACCACTTATTTCACCATTTACCTGACGAAAAGAATGGGGTGGTATTTGTGGGGTACCAGGCGGAGGGCACCCGAGGAAGGAGATTATTGGAAGGAGAACCTGAAATTCGGATTTATGGTCGAGAAGTTCCTGTGAAGGCCAAAATCTATCAAATCGATGGGCTCTCAGCACATGCAGACCAAAATGAATTGATGGACTGGGCAGAAGGTTTTATCGAAAAACCTAAAATCGCATTTATCATTCATGGGGAAGAAAAAAGTGCCAGTGTTTTGGGACAAAAACTCCATGAAGAATTGGGATGGCGAACTATCCTTCCTCAGTATTTGGAATCGTTTCTGCTATTTGAAAATATTTAA
- a CDS encoding PspC domain-containing protein — protein MKKTISINISGILFHIEEDGYDTLRKYLDAINKHFSSYKDNHEIISDIENRIAEIFLSNLKNNKQVITAENVDKLIEKMGTIADFATVEEEKMEEEYEQQANPKDEDYYKYVTPQQGEKGGYKKLVRLENKKIIGGVCAGIAQYFAIDPLWTRLIAILVLFSGNIRLNPGLFDIMPFDNFRFNFSFGFIAVVAYIVLWVILPVSYDVKEDKNIKKLYRNPDDKVLGGVASGLAAYFGIEVIWTRLAFVLLILAGGSGFLIYLVLWIITPVASSITERIQMKGGEITLDNIDTTVKESQNPIPPIPESNTRKILLTPFRIIGQVIEAIGKALGPVGRAVLAVIRVLFGLFVFFLGIVITIAPLIALGVYFGIFTNDDYVMVMDNFPIELFSNLVPVWLVVAASFLLVIPGIILLLLGLSVLAKKSIIGGRFGLVALGLWLLCIGICGFQIPRIVALFKSENWFKSEEVLPVTAGTMILNLNPISEEATFNRVSLRLEGTSDSLVTLTKDAFSRGRSKAEAMENAEQIVYNYAVRDSVVTFDEGFDVNSLGTFRDQKVNLVLNIPYEKPFIMERSLLEIIRNTIYRNGYRSSQVNQRNVWVFNEAGLVCVTCNDDNEEEEDDAEEVYLDSLSRAQLDSISKAKYLQKADSISQ, from the coding sequence ATGAAAAAGACAATAAGCATTAACATCAGTGGAATTCTCTTCCACATTGAAGAAGACGGATACGATACGCTTCGGAAATACCTCGATGCGATCAATAAGCATTTTTCTTCCTATAAGGACAATCATGAGATCATCTCCGATATCGAAAATCGGATCGCTGAGATTTTCTTGTCTAACCTCAAAAACAACAAGCAGGTCATCACCGCAGAAAATGTGGACAAACTCATTGAAAAAATGGGAACCATAGCTGACTTCGCTACCGTGGAGGAAGAAAAAATGGAAGAGGAGTATGAGCAGCAAGCCAACCCAAAAGATGAAGACTACTATAAATATGTCACTCCCCAACAAGGAGAAAAAGGAGGATATAAAAAATTAGTACGACTTGAAAACAAAAAGATTATTGGAGGTGTCTGTGCTGGTATCGCCCAATACTTTGCCATAGATCCCTTATGGACCCGGTTGATTGCGATATTGGTATTGTTCAGTGGTAACATCCGATTAAACCCAGGTCTATTCGATATCATGCCATTTGACAACTTTAGGTTCAACTTCAGTTTTGGCTTCATTGCAGTGGTGGCTTATATCGTACTTTGGGTCATCTTACCTGTGTCATATGATGTAAAAGAGGATAAAAACATCAAAAAACTTTATCGAAACCCTGATGACAAAGTCTTAGGAGGAGTCGCTTCAGGGTTAGCTGCATACTTTGGAATAGAAGTAATTTGGACCAGACTTGCCTTTGTATTGCTGATTTTGGCCGGAGGATCCGGATTCTTAATCTACTTGGTACTATGGATTATCACCCCTGTGGCCAGTTCGATTACCGAACGAATCCAAATGAAAGGTGGTGAAATCACTTTGGACAATATAGATACGACTGTGAAGGAGAGCCAAAACCCCATCCCTCCTATTCCTGAATCAAATACCAGAAAGATTTTACTAACTCCTTTTAGAATTATCGGACAAGTAATCGAAGCAATCGGAAAAGCGCTTGGACCGGTAGGAAGAGCAGTATTAGCGGTAATCCGGGTGTTATTTGGACTCTTCGTATTCTTCTTGGGAATTGTCATAACAATCGCTCCATTGATCGCCTTGGGTGTTTATTTTGGAATCTTCACCAATGACGACTATGTAATGGTGATGGATAATTTCCCAATTGAATTGTTCTCTAATCTAGTCCCTGTTTGGTTGGTAGTAGCAGCTTCTTTCTTATTGGTTATTCCTGGTATTATCTTATTACTATTAGGTTTAAGTGTCCTTGCTAAGAAAAGCATCATTGGGGGAAGATTCGGCTTGGTAGCCTTAGGTCTTTGGTTATTGTGTATTGGAATTTGCGGATTCCAGATTCCTAGAATTGTAGCACTGTTCAAATCTGAGAACTGGTTTAAGAGTGAAGAAGTATTGCCGGTTACTGCAGGTACGATGATTTTAAACCTAAACCCTATCAGTGAAGAAGCTACATTCAATCGAGTAAGCTTGAGATTGGAAGGAACTTCAGACTCTTTGGTAACCTTGACAAAAGACGCTTTCTCCAGAGGAAGGTCTAAAGCAGAGGCCATGGAAAATGCCGAGCAAATCGTATACAACTATGCCGTTAGGGATTCTGTGGTAACCTTTGACGAAGGCTTTGATGTCAATTCCCTTGGGACGTTTAGAGATCAAAAAGTAAACTTGGTACTTAATATCCCTTATGAAAAGCCTTTCATTATGGAACGATCACTGCTAGAAATCATCAGAAATACCATCTATAGAAATGGTTATAGATCCTCCCAGGTAAATCAGCGAAATGTCTGGGTATTTAATGAGGCTGGACTGGTTTGTGTCACATGTAATGATGACAACGAAGAGGAGGAAGATGACGCGGAAGAAGTGTATCTGGATTCGCTTTCTCGAGCACAATTGGACAGTATCAGCAAGGCGAAGTACTTACAAAAAGCAGATAGTATTTCTCAATAA
- a CDS encoding PadR family transcriptional regulator, translating to MNVANTQIQMRKGLLEFCVLHIISRGEVYTSDLIDELTQVQMIVVEGTLYPLLNRLKSASLVQYRWVESESGPPRKYYSITEEGKEFLGTLSETWTSLVNSTQEITSKN from the coding sequence ATGAATGTCGCCAACACACAGATTCAAATGCGCAAAGGGCTCTTAGAGTTTTGCGTTTTGCACATTATCTCTCGGGGTGAGGTATATACTTCAGACTTGATCGATGAACTTACCCAAGTTCAGATGATCGTAGTAGAAGGCACACTATATCCCCTACTCAACAGACTCAAGTCTGCTTCACTAGTTCAATACCGCTGGGTTGAATCTGAATCGGGACCTCCTCGAAAATATTATTCCATTACCGAGGAAGGTAAAGAATTTCTAGGTACGCTTTCAGAAACCTGGACCTCGTTAGTCAATTCCACGCAAGAAATCACCTCTAAGAATTGA